TGAAGGTGGAAAACAAACCAATATAGTATGTGACCATGTAGAAATTCTTGCAGAAGCGAGATCTTTGGTTCCTGAAAAAATGGAAGAACAAGTGAATAAAATGAAATCAGCACTTGAAGAAACAGCTTCAGCAATGGGAGGAGACGTCGAAATTCAAATCGATGTTATGTATCCTGGTTTTAAACAAAAAGAAGGCGATCAGGTCGTAGAAGTTGCACGAAGAGCTGCCAAACGTATCGGACGAGATAGTGAATTATTAACGAGCGGCGGAGGCAGTGATGCAAACGTCATTGCAGGACACGGTATTCCTACAGTCAACTTGGCAGTCGGCTATGAGGAAATTCATACCACAAATGAGCGCATGCCGGTCAGCGAGCTGGAAAAAGCGGCAGAGCTGATTACGTCGATCATTCAAGAAGCTGCTGAACAACAATAAGGTTACAGCATGAAGCGAATATTGTGACGTCATGGAGGTCTTAGCAGTTACGCTGGGGCCTCTTTTAAAATGGTAAAGTTAGGGATTTCTAATTGTTAAAAACCGCCGGCAGCAAAACTGCCGGCGGTTTTTAGTTAGTTCATTGGTTGTTGGGATGAAGGTGCAAAACTGTTGATCATCGTTTGCATATCCTGTTGAGTTAGTTGAGGGACCTGGTAGTAGCCCCTGTCATTTCGGTAAAGGAAAATTTCATAACTCATCTCAATTGTATTAGGGATGCTGTCCGCTATAACCCTTCTTAATACTGGATTTGTAATCTCTCCAGCAGCCATAGCCATTAACGAAGAAAGCCCTTTCATTTGCCCCAGCATAAAGGAGGAAATGTGGTCTTCTGTTAATTCGCTTGTAGATTGAATCGGTTTTTTGGGAGCGCCAGGTTTAAGTCCAAAGGTGACGTTATTGCTTTCATCCATGTTATACACCTGGGTAGGTTCTGAAGGCTTTTGCCCCGTTTTTAAGCTTTCTACGGCTGTATTATACATTTGGTTGAGAAACTGGGACTGAGCTTGAATCATCTGTCTTAACTCATTATCCTGTGCATAACCTTCATAAAGAGTGTAATTGTCTATACACCCGACCATAGATCCAAGGATTTCATGTGCATCAAACAAT
This Halobacillus salinarum DNA region includes the following protein-coding sequences:
- a CDS encoding spore coat protein; its protein translation is MQYPNEMNQNQNSMPQSEYMPAPMSHGGHELFDAHEILGSMVGCIDNYTLYEGYAQDNELRQMIQAQSQFLNQMYNTAVESLKTGQKPSEPTQVYNMDESNNVTFGLKPGAPKKPIQSTSELTEDHISSFMLGQMKGLSSLMAMAAGEITNPVLRRVIADSIPNTIEMSYEIFLYRNDRGYYQVPQLTQQDMQTMINSFAPSSQQPMN